The Parashewanella tropica genome window below encodes:
- a CDS encoding ISAs1 family transposase: protein MNGHDLIQQLSTIRDPRQDWKIDHKLTDILLLTICGVIAGAEGWEEVEDFGHERLDWLQNYGDFDNGIPAHDTIARVISSISAKQFQQCFIDWMQACHEVTKGDVVAIDGKTVRRSYNKAKRLGPIHMVSAFSTANNVVLGQIKTAEKSNEITAIPELLKLLDIRGCIVTIDAMGCQKQIAQTILDKNADYLLAVKGNHKRLEETFIKHFSMDKLQKWNGEYFTTNEKAHGREETRMHITCETFGEFVDLGFEWPGLQTLGISISFRNNEGEVPTDATIRYFISSAKLTPKKFAEAVRSHWHIENKLHWKLDVAMREDDCRIRRGEAPEVFSNIRHVALNLLNKETTFKAGLKRKQKKAAMSTSYLAQILAG, encoded by the coding sequence ATGAACGGCCATGATTTGATTCAACAACTTTCTACAATCAGAGACCCACGACAGGACTGGAAGATTGATCACAAGCTAACAGATATTTTGCTACTCACCATTTGTGGTGTTATTGCTGGTGCTGAAGGTTGGGAAGAAGTTGAAGACTTCGGTCATGAACGACTTGACTGGCTTCAGAATTATGGAGATTTTGATAATGGAATTCCCGCTCACGATACCATTGCCAGAGTGATTAGCAGCATTAGTGCAAAGCAGTTCCAACAATGTTTTATTGATTGGATGCAAGCTTGTCATGAAGTGACTAAAGGCGATGTTGTCGCCATTGACGGTAAGACCGTTCGTCGTTCATATAACAAAGCAAAGCGGCTTGGCCCTATTCATATGGTGAGTGCTTTTTCTACAGCGAATAATGTCGTGCTTGGACAAATAAAAACGGCTGAAAAGTCTAACGAAATTACAGCAATCCCAGAGTTACTAAAACTATTAGACATTAGAGGTTGCATTGTAACCATTGATGCAATGGGCTGTCAGAAGCAAATAGCTCAAACAATCTTAGATAAAAATGCCGACTACTTGCTTGCAGTAAAAGGTAATCATAAGCGCTTAGAAGAAACCTTTATCAAACATTTCTCTATGGATAAACTTCAGAAATGGAATGGTGAATATTTTACAACAAACGAAAAGGCACACGGGCGTGAAGAAACTCGAATGCACATAACCTGTGAAACTTTTGGAGAGTTTGTTGATTTAGGCTTTGAATGGCCAGGGCTACAAACATTGGGAATCAGTATTTCCTTTAGAAATAACGAAGGTGAAGTTCCCACAGACGCTACAATTCGATACTTCATTAGCTCAGCTAAATTAACGCCGAAGAAGTTTGCTGAAGCTGTAAGGTCGCATTGGCATATAGAAAATAAGCTTCACTGGAAATTGGATGTTGCGATGCGAGAGGATGATTGTCGTATACGACGAGGTGAAGCACCAGAAGTGTTTTCAAACATACGTCATGTAGCGCTGAATTTACTCAATAAAGAAACAACCTTTAAAGCCGGTTTAAAGAGAAAGCAAAAGAAAGCAGCAATGAGTACAAGTTACCTAGCTCAAATCCTTGCAGGGTAA